From one Streptomyces sp. ICC1 genomic stretch:
- a CDS encoding SAM-dependent methyltransferase, whose amino-acid sequence MERALYGPDGFYVRPGGPGPAGHFRTSVHASPLYAGAVARLLLWVDEALGRPEELDLVDVGAGRGELLAGVLAALPPETAARVRPYGVERAGRPAGLDGRIRWVGEPPGGTRGLLFANEWLDNVPLDLAEDGRYVAVARDGTESAGGPLDGRDLAWLERWWPGAVRAEIGRPRDEAWAAAVRTVERGLAVAVDYAHTRDTRPPFGTLTGFRAGREVAPVPDGGCDVTAHVALDACAGPGAALLTQREALTALGVSGARPPLALASTDPVAYVRALSAAGEAAELTARGGLGDFGWLVQPVGVRRWPG is encoded by the coding sequence ATGGAGCGGGCGCTGTACGGGCCCGACGGCTTCTACGTACGCCCCGGCGGGCCCGGCCCCGCCGGGCATTTCCGCACCTCCGTGCACGCCTCGCCGCTCTACGCGGGGGCCGTGGCCCGTCTGCTCCTGTGGGTGGACGAGGCCCTCGGCCGTCCGGAGGAGCTGGACCTCGTCGACGTAGGGGCCGGGCGGGGGGAGCTGCTGGCCGGGGTGCTGGCCGCGCTCCCGCCGGAGACGGCCGCGCGGGTGCGGCCGTACGGGGTGGAGCGCGCGGGGCGGCCCGCCGGGCTGGACGGGCGGATCCGGTGGGTGGGCGAGCCGCCCGGGGGCACCAGGGGGCTGCTCTTCGCCAACGAGTGGCTCGACAACGTACCGCTGGACCTCGCCGAGGACGGGCGGTACGTGGCGGTCGCGCGGGACGGTACGGAGAGCGCGGGCGGCCCCCTGGACGGGCGGGACCTGGCCTGGCTGGAGCGCTGGTGGCCCGGCGCGGTCCGCGCGGAGATCGGTCGGCCGCGCGACGAGGCCTGGGCGGCGGCCGTCCGGACCGTCGAGCGGGGGCTCGCGGTGGCGGTGGACTACGCCCACACCCGGGACACCCGGCCGCCGTTCGGGACCCTGACCGGATTCCGGGCCGGGCGGGAGGTCGCGCCGGTCCCGGACGGCGGCTGCGACGTCACCGCGCACGTGGCGCTGGACGCGTGCGCGGGGCCGGGGGCGGCCCTGCTGACCCAGCGGGAGGCGCTGACCGCCCTCGGCGTCTCGGGGGCCCGGCCCCCGCTGGCGCTGGCCTCGACGGACCCGGTGGCGTACGTACGGGCGCTGTCCGCGGCGGGCGAGGCGGCGGAACTCACCGCCCGCGGCGGCCTGGGCGACTTCGGCTGGCTGGTCCAGCCGGTAGGCGTCCGCCGGTGGCCTGGGTAG
- a CDS encoding response regulator transcription factor, with protein MSFPPSSSIRVMLVDDQVLLRTGFRMVLAAQPDMEVVAEAGNGLEALEVLRATKVDVVLMDVRMPRLDGVEATRRICEPDEHPKVIILTTFDLDEYAFSGLKAGASGFMLKDVPPGELLAAIRSVHSGDAVVAPSTTRRLLDRFAPMLPTTSAEPRNKDVDRLTEREREVMLLVAQGLSNGEIAARLVLSEATVKTHVGRILTKLELRDRVQVVVLAYETGLVRAGGGGTG; from the coding sequence ATGTCCTTCCCCCCCAGCTCCTCCATCCGCGTGATGCTGGTCGACGACCAGGTGCTGCTGCGCACCGGCTTCCGGATGGTGCTCGCCGCGCAGCCCGACATGGAGGTCGTCGCCGAGGCGGGCAACGGCCTGGAGGCGCTGGAAGTGCTGCGGGCCACCAAGGTCGACGTGGTGCTGATGGACGTCCGCATGCCCCGGCTCGACGGGGTCGAGGCGACGCGCCGCATCTGTGAGCCCGACGAGCACCCCAAGGTGATCATCCTGACCACCTTCGACCTCGACGAGTACGCCTTCTCGGGCCTGAAGGCGGGCGCGAGCGGCTTCATGCTCAAGGACGTCCCGCCCGGCGAGCTGCTGGCCGCGATCCGCTCGGTGCACAGCGGCGACGCGGTCGTCGCCCCGTCCACCACGCGCCGGCTCCTGGACCGGTTCGCGCCGATGCTGCCGACGACCTCGGCGGAGCCGCGCAACAAGGACGTCGACCGGCTGACGGAGCGCGAGCGCGAGGTCATGCTGCTGGTCGCCCAGGGCCTGTCGAACGGCGAGATCGCCGCCCGACTGGTGCTGTCGGAGGCCACGGTCAAAACCCACGTGGGCCGCATCCTGACCAAGCTGGAGCTGCGCGACCGCGTGCAGGTCGTCGTCCTCGCCTACGAGACGGGCCTGGTCCGCGCGGGCGGCGGCGGGACCGGCTGA
- a CDS encoding sensor histidine kinase, with amino-acid sequence MQRLYDFLRRHPTGVDSFWAVLFFGFSMAVVASTHQSTASALLATPCVVALSTAVALRRKWTVSMFWLTVATGLYQLAIGGLAGFHDFAMLLVLFTVAAADVPRWLSRTALGWGLLASPLYFLRMGVDKGASVPENVMFVLFMIVPFAFAWVMGDSLRTRRAYYAQLVERNQRLEKERAAQAQVAVAAERARIARELHDVVAHNVSVMVVQADGAAYVMDAAPEQAKEALQTISGTGRLALAEMRRLLGVLRTGEPQESEDYVPQPDVEQIEVLIEQVRAAGLTVDFEVEGAPRGLPSGVELTAYRIVQEALTNTRKHGGPGAKASVRLVYFDDGLGLLIEDDGRGAAHELYEDGGADGAGHGLIGMRERIGMVGGTLDAGPRPGGGFRISALLPLKKR; translated from the coding sequence GTGCAGCGCCTCTACGACTTCCTCCGCAGACACCCCACGGGCGTCGACAGCTTCTGGGCTGTCCTGTTCTTCGGGTTCTCGATGGCCGTCGTCGCCTCGACACACCAGAGCACGGCGTCCGCCCTGCTGGCCACGCCCTGTGTGGTGGCGCTGAGCACGGCCGTCGCCCTGCGGCGCAAGTGGACCGTGTCGATGTTCTGGCTCACCGTCGCCACCGGCCTCTACCAGCTGGCCATCGGCGGCCTCGCGGGCTTCCACGACTTCGCGATGCTGCTCGTCCTGTTCACCGTCGCCGCCGCCGACGTGCCGCGCTGGCTCTCGCGCACCGCGCTCGGCTGGGGGCTGCTCGCCTCCCCGCTGTACTTCCTGCGCATGGGCGTGGACAAGGGCGCCTCCGTCCCGGAGAACGTCATGTTCGTCCTGTTCATGATCGTCCCCTTCGCCTTCGCCTGGGTCATGGGCGACTCCCTGCGCACCCGCCGCGCCTACTACGCCCAGCTCGTGGAGCGCAACCAGCGCCTGGAGAAGGAGCGCGCGGCCCAGGCCCAGGTGGCCGTCGCCGCCGAGCGGGCCCGGATCGCCCGCGAGCTGCACGACGTCGTCGCGCACAACGTCTCGGTGATGGTGGTCCAGGCCGACGGCGCCGCCTACGTGATGGACGCCGCTCCGGAACAGGCCAAAGAGGCCCTCCAGACCATCTCCGGCACCGGGCGCCTCGCGCTGGCCGAGATGCGGCGGCTGCTGGGCGTCCTGCGCACCGGTGAGCCGCAGGAGTCCGAGGACTACGTGCCGCAGCCCGACGTGGAGCAGATCGAGGTGCTCATCGAGCAGGTGCGGGCCGCCGGGCTCACCGTCGACTTCGAGGTCGAGGGCGCCCCGCGGGGGCTCCCCAGCGGCGTCGAGCTGACCGCGTACCGGATCGTGCAGGAGGCGCTGACCAACACGCGCAAGCACGGCGGTCCGGGCGCGAAGGCCAGTGTGCGGCTCGTCTACTTCGACGACGGGCTCGGCCTGCTCATCGAGGACGACGGCCGTGGCGCGGCCCACGAGCTGTACGAGGACGGCGGCGCGGACGGTGCCGGACACGGACTCATCGGCATGCGCGAACGCATCGGTATGGTCGGGGGCACCCTGGACGCGGGCCCCCGGCCCGGTGGCGGCTTCCGGATCAGCGCCTTGCTCCCGCTCAAGAAAAGGTGA